A genomic segment from bacterium encodes:
- a CDS encoding ABC transporter ATP-binding protein: MSVPEGSRRAIIGPNGAGKTTLFNIITGELPVTSGRLRLFGRDVTSLPAHRRAALGLGRTFQITNLFGALTVEDNMLLAVEALSPSKYAMLRPLRRDRGVLDRARGLLEPAGLWQKRDVEVHVLSYGEQRQLEVLLALAGRPRLLLLDEPAAGLSPGERREMAQFIKNLDPGLTLLLIEHDMDVAFEIVDAITVLHFGCVVAEGAKDAVRADPSVQEIYLGAEDAGRAH, encoded by the coding sequence ATGTCGGTGCCGGAGGGGTCTCGCCGGGCCATCATCGGGCCGAACGGCGCCGGCAAGACGACGTTGTTCAACATCATCACGGGGGAGCTTCCGGTGACCTCCGGCCGCCTGCGGCTCTTCGGCCGCGACGTGACGAGTCTCCCGGCGCACCGGCGGGCCGCGCTCGGGCTCGGCCGTACCTTTCAGATCACCAACCTCTTCGGCGCGCTCACCGTCGAAGACAACATGCTGCTCGCGGTGGAGGCGCTCTCGCCGTCCAAGTACGCGATGCTGCGGCCGCTTCGACGGGACCGCGGGGTGTTGGACCGCGCGCGGGGGCTGCTCGAGCCCGCGGGGCTCTGGCAGAAACGCGACGTCGAAGTGCACGTCCTCTCGTACGGGGAGCAGCGCCAGCTCGAGGTGCTGCTGGCCCTCGCCGGACGCCCGCGCCTTCTGCTGCTGGACGAACCGGCGGCCGGGCTGTCGCCGGGAGAGCGCCGCGAGATGGCGCAGTTCATCAAGAACCTCGATCCCGGGCTGACCCTGCTGCTGATCGAACACGACATGGACGTCGCATTCGAGATCGTCGACGCGATCACGGTGCTGCACTTCGGCTGCGTCGTGGCCGAGGGCGCGAAGGACGCGGTGCGCGCGGATCCTTCGGTTCAGGAGATCTACCTCGGCGCGGAAGACGCGGGCAGGGCGCACTGA
- a CDS encoding ABC transporter ATP-binding protein gives MGALTVEDIHTYYGDSYVLQGVSLEVRPGTVAALLGRNGMGKTTLIRSIVGFARPRRGRVLFGGRDITRAPSHEIARLGIGLVPQGRRIFPSLTVFENLTVGARAANGATWTVERVLTLFPRLGERAGHRGNMLSGGEQQMLAIGRALLTNPRLLLMDEPSEGLAPLLVRNLGDAIVRLREEGLSILLVEQNLPMALRVAGDVYVLSKGHVVYHGPPADLAADAEVTHRYLGV, from the coding sequence ATGGGCGCGCTCACCGTCGAGGACATCCACACCTACTACGGCGATTCCTACGTGCTGCAGGGCGTGAGCCTGGAGGTCCGCCCCGGCACGGTCGCGGCACTGCTCGGCCGGAACGGCATGGGTAAGACGACGCTGATCCGCTCGATCGTGGGGTTTGCCAGGCCGCGCCGAGGCCGCGTGCTCTTCGGCGGGCGCGACATCACGCGCGCGCCGAGCCACGAGATCGCCCGGCTCGGCATCGGCCTCGTTCCGCAGGGCCGCCGCATCTTCCCGTCGCTGACCGTTTTCGAGAACCTGACCGTCGGGGCGCGGGCGGCGAACGGCGCGACCTGGACGGTGGAGCGGGTGTTGACGCTCTTCCCGCGGCTCGGAGAACGCGCCGGCCACCGCGGCAACATGCTCTCCGGCGGCGAGCAGCAGATGCTCGCCATCGGCCGGGCGCTGCTGACCAATCCCCGCCTGCTGCTGATGGACGAGCCGTCGGAAGGTCTCGCGCCGCTGCTGGTCCGCAACCTCGGAGACGCCATCGTCCGCCTCCGCGAGGAGGGCCTGAGCATTCTGCTCGTGGAGCAAAACCTGCCGATGGCGCTGCGGGTCGCCGGCGACGTCTACGTGCTGAGCAAGGGCCACGTGGTCTACCACGGTCCGCCGGCCGACCTGGCCGCCGACGCCGAGGTCACGCACCGTTACCTGGGGGTGTAG
- a CDS encoding isochorismatase family cysteine hydrolase, which yields MSTDDSTRTQIVDRRPFLEAIRAQLRLDPAKAAVLAVDVHRGHLDPEVATMPVSTGDARRVRAAVARLLGGARAAHVPVIYVLLTYRRTTPPGLESMVNPFWKAVEAARESMTPGRRSTIVHHNQEGSVQTELPAELAAEPGDYVIRSKKRLSAFYGTDLDTLLRALGAETVVICGINTNTCVLCTAFDAFNRDFRVVVAQDGVASMYGDDLHVLGLENVQRCLGWVLPVDEILALFGGVPAANRAR from the coding sequence ATGTCCACGGATGATTCGACGCGAACACAGATTGTCGACCGCCGCCCGTTTCTCGAGGCGATCCGCGCGCAGCTGCGCCTCGATCCGGCGAAGGCCGCGGTGCTGGCGGTGGATGTCCACCGGGGACATCTGGACCCCGAGGTGGCGACGATGCCGGTGTCCACCGGCGACGCGCGGCGCGTGCGGGCGGCCGTGGCGCGTCTGCTCGGCGGCGCGAGAGCCGCGCACGTGCCGGTCATCTACGTCCTGCTGACGTACCGGCGCACGACGCCGCCGGGTCTCGAGAGCATGGTGAACCCCTTCTGGAAGGCGGTCGAGGCGGCGCGCGAGTCGATGACGCCGGGGCGGCGCAGTACGATCGTGCACCACAACCAGGAAGGCTCCGTGCAGACGGAGCTGCCGGCCGAGCTCGCCGCGGAGCCGGGCGACTACGTGATCCGCAGCAAAAAACGGCTGAGCGCGTTCTACGGCACCGACCTCGACACGCTGCTGCGGGCGCTCGGGGCGGAAACCGTCGTGATCTGCGGGATCAACACCAATACCTGCGTGCTCTGTACGGCGTTCGACGCGTTCAACCGGGACTTCCGCGTCGTAGTGGCCCAGGACGGCGTGGCCAGCATGTACGGCGACGACCTGCACGTGCTGGGTCTGGAGAACGTCCAGCGCTGTCTCGGCTGGGTGCTGCCGGTAGACGAGATCCTGGCGCTGTTCGGCGGCGTGCCCGCAGCCAACCGCGCGCGGTGA
- a CDS encoding alcohol dehydrogenase catalytic domain-containing protein — protein MKAQLLHAWGEPLRHGDHPDPAPGPGEVLIAVRACGVGLTVVNYMGGNLGRPESLPRIPGHEFTGVVVETGEGVAGVRAGDRVMSYFYLTCGRCEWCLAGRDPLCRRHAGYVGVHRDGGYAELAVLPEANVLPLPDGVPFVDGTVIPDAVATPYHVCAARAGVRPGDRVLVIGAGGGVGIHMTQMARLFGGRVVAVDVDDAKLEHCRRLGAAETVNITAPDAQGRARTALDGTASVAIDLVGSHHTLAWAFGLLGPGARMVTLTTFQDTMLEAPSRQMVMNELTLLGSRYASRAEVLAAGRLVRDGAITPVVSDVRPLADVEALHGLLRSRSLLGRGAIVNEA, from the coding sequence GTGAAGGCCCAGCTCCTCCACGCCTGGGGGGAGCCGCTGCGCCACGGCGACCACCCCGACCCGGCACCCGGCCCCGGCGAGGTGCTGATCGCCGTTCGGGCCTGCGGCGTCGGCCTGACGGTGGTGAACTACATGGGCGGCAACCTCGGCCGCCCCGAGTCCCTGCCGCGGATCCCGGGCCACGAGTTTACGGGCGTTGTGGTTGAAACGGGCGAGGGCGTCGCGGGGGTCCGGGCGGGCGACCGCGTGATGAGCTACTTCTACCTGACGTGCGGCCGGTGCGAGTGGTGTCTCGCGGGCCGTGACCCGCTCTGCCGCCGCCACGCCGGCTACGTCGGGGTCCACCGCGACGGCGGCTATGCCGAACTCGCCGTCCTGCCGGAGGCCAACGTCCTGCCGCTGCCGGACGGCGTGCCGTTCGTGGACGGCACGGTGATCCCGGACGCGGTTGCGACGCCGTACCACGTCTGCGCCGCGCGGGCGGGCGTCCGGCCCGGCGACCGCGTGCTCGTCATCGGCGCCGGCGGGGGCGTCGGCATCCATATGACGCAGATGGCGCGGCTCTTCGGCGGCCGGGTGGTCGCCGTCGACGTGGACGACGCGAAGTTGGAGCACTGCCGGCGCCTCGGCGCCGCGGAGACGGTGAACATCACCGCGCCGGACGCACAGGGTCGTGCGCGGACGGCGCTCGACGGTACCGCGAGCGTCGCGATCGACCTCGTCGGCAGCCACCACACGCTCGCGTGGGCGTTCGGGTTGTTGGGGCCGGGCGCCCGGATGGTCACGCTCACGACGTTTCAGGACACCATGCTCGAGGCGCCGTCGCGACAGATGGTGATGAACGAACTGACGCTGCTCGGATCGCGCTACGCGTCGCGCGCCGAGGTGCTGGCGGCCGGACGGCTCGTCCGCGACGGTGCGATTACGCCGGTTGTGTCGGACGTGCGGCCGCTCGCGGACGTGGAAGCGCTGCACGGACTCCTGCGGAGCCGGTCGCTCCTCGGACGCGGCGCGATTGTGAACGAGGCCTGA
- a CDS encoding alcohol dehydrogenase catalytic domain-containing protein has product MRAMAVAEYGAPLRLLDLPRPAPGPGQVLVRVFGCGVCRSDLKIADGAMPFSPSLRLPHVPGHEIAGEIVEFGPAEDGRSRGLRAGDRVVVYNYWGCRTCEHCQAGEENLCDRLRGWTGFTSPGGFQEYLVVPDDCVLSLPANVAPEHGGPLSCALGTAYHAVVTRGGVQAGESVAILGAGGVGLHAVQVVRAAGARALAVDLQRHRLDAARVAGAEGAFPAGADAAGAVREATGGRGADVVVDTVGHHASLLAAVDLARKGGRVVLVGYTVTAADYPPLPSERVVLGQLTVAGSRYVTRRELRRAFDLVARGLVRPIVAEEVPLERANDALAMVREDRVTGRVVVRVAQ; this is encoded by the coding sequence ATGCGCGCGATGGCGGTGGCAGAATACGGAGCACCGCTGCGGCTGCTCGATCTGCCGCGGCCGGCGCCCGGGCCGGGGCAGGTGCTCGTGCGCGTCTTCGGTTGCGGCGTGTGCCGGTCGGATCTCAAAATCGCCGACGGCGCGATGCCGTTCTCGCCGTCGCTGCGCCTGCCGCACGTCCCCGGGCATGAGATCGCGGGCGAGATCGTGGAGTTCGGTCCCGCGGAGGACGGACGGTCGCGCGGCCTCCGGGCCGGTGACCGGGTGGTCGTCTACAACTACTGGGGCTGCCGGACCTGCGAGCACTGCCAGGCCGGCGAAGAGAATCTCTGCGACCGCCTGCGCGGCTGGACGGGTTTCACGTCGCCCGGGGGATTTCAGGAGTACCTCGTCGTGCCGGACGACTGCGTGCTGTCGCTGCCCGCCAACGTCGCGCCGGAGCACGGCGGACCGCTGTCCTGCGCGCTCGGCACCGCCTATCACGCGGTCGTGACGCGGGGCGGGGTGCAGGCGGGCGAGAGCGTCGCGATCCTCGGCGCCGGCGGGGTGGGGTTGCACGCGGTGCAGGTCGTCCGCGCCGCCGGCGCCCGCGCGCTGGCCGTCGACCTGCAGCGCCACCGGCTCGACGCGGCGCGGGTCGCCGGGGCGGAGGGCGCCTTTCCGGCGGGGGCCGACGCGGCCGGCGCCGTGCGCGAGGCGACCGGCGGCCGCGGCGCGGACGTCGTGGTCGATACGGTCGGACATCACGCATCGCTGCTCGCGGCGGTGGATCTGGCGCGGAAGGGCGGCCGCGTGGTGTTGGTGGGGTACACCGTGACCGCGGCCGATTACCCGCCGCTGCCGAGCGAGCGTGTCGTGCTCGGCCAGCTGACCGTCGCCGGCTCCCGGTACGTGACGCGCCGGGAGCTGCGCCGGGCGTTCGATCTCGTCGCGCGCGGACTCGTCCGGCCGATCGTGGCCGAGGAGGTGCCGCTCGAGCGGGCCAACGACGCGCTCGCCATGGTGCGCGAAGATCGCGTGACGGGGCGCGTCGTCGTCCGCGTCGCGCAGTGA
- a CDS encoding dihydroorotase family protein: MIDLVIRGATVAGPRGRYRADLHVDGGRIVSLGTLDAPARETVDAGGLIAIPGVVDSHVHFMDPGETEREDFITGSTAAAVGGTTTVVEHTHAAPVRTAADLRGKVRHLARRSLVDFALAAHVWPDQVPRLAELWAAGPAYLKVFTCETHGVPAVPAGHLLRAFHEIARWDGVVLAHCEDDAITRDRAEALRASGRTDGGVIPEWRAREAEAVAADEVASLARLTGARVVIAHTSHAPIVDLITAVRRSGARLWVESCPQYFYLAEREVLEHGPFRKFTPPARIRTPEDADAMWARLASGAVTHVSTDHAPATRAQKQRGDIWACPFGLPGVETTLSLMLTAAAQGRTTLERVVDVLCEQPARLYGFYPQKGTLAPGADADITLIDPAGRRRLADAAVVSKAGWTPYAGREVIGTPAMTFVRGRLVARDGRGVGEPGWGRWLPGAGAQQREGQTP, from the coding sequence ATGATCGATCTCGTCATCCGCGGGGCGACCGTCGCCGGCCCGCGCGGCCGCTACCGGGCCGATCTGCACGTCGACGGCGGCCGGATCGTCTCGCTCGGCACGCTCGACGCGCCGGCCCGGGAGACGGTTGACGCCGGCGGCCTCATCGCGATCCCCGGCGTCGTCGACAGCCACGTTCACTTCATGGACCCCGGCGAGACGGAGCGCGAGGACTTCATCACCGGCAGCACCGCGGCCGCGGTGGGCGGGACGACGACGGTGGTCGAGCACACGCACGCCGCGCCGGTGCGGACGGCCGCGGACCTCCGCGGCAAGGTGCGCCACCTCGCGCGCCGGTCGCTCGTCGACTTTGCGCTCGCGGCACACGTGTGGCCGGATCAGGTGCCGCGCCTGGCCGAGTTGTGGGCGGCCGGGCCCGCGTACCTCAAGGTCTTCACCTGCGAGACGCACGGCGTGCCGGCCGTGCCGGCGGGCCACCTCCTGCGCGCGTTTCACGAGATCGCCCGGTGGGACGGCGTCGTGCTGGCGCACTGCGAGGACGACGCGATCACGCGGGACCGGGCCGAAGCGCTTCGCGCATCCGGCCGCACGGACGGCGGGGTGATCCCGGAATGGCGGGCCCGCGAGGCGGAGGCGGTGGCGGCCGACGAGGTCGCGTCGCTCGCGCGCCTCACCGGCGCGCGCGTCGTGATCGCGCACACGAGCCACGCGCCGATCGTGGACCTCATCACGGCGGTGCGGCGGAGCGGCGCGCGGCTGTGGGTCGAGAGCTGTCCGCAGTACTTCTATCTCGCGGAGCGCGAGGTGCTGGAGCACGGACCGTTCCGGAAGTTCACGCCGCCGGCGCGCATCCGCACACCCGAGGACGCGGACGCGATGTGGGCACGCCTCGCCTCGGGCGCCGTCACGCACGTCAGCACAGATCACGCGCCGGCCACGCGCGCGCAGAAGCAGCGGGGGGACATCTGGGCGTGTCCGTTCGGTCTGCCGGGCGTGGAGACGACGCTGTCGCTCATGTTGACGGCCGCGGCGCAGGGCCGAACCACGCTCGAACGGGTCGTCGACGTGCTCTGCGAGCAACCCGCGCGCCTGTACGGCTTCTATCCGCAGAAGGGCACGCTCGCTCCCGGCGCGGACGCGGACATCACGCTCATCGATCCCGCGGGTCGGCGCCGCCTTGCCGACGCCGCGGTCGTGAGCAAGGCGGGCTGGACGCCCTACGCGGGCCGCGAGGTGATCGGCACGCCGGCGATGACGTTCGTGCGGGGGCGGCTCGTCGCGCGCGACGGCCGCGGGGTGGGCGAGCCGGGGTGGGGGCGCTGGCTGCCCGGCGCCGGCGCGCAACAGAGAGAGGGGCAGACCCCGTGA
- a CDS encoding LysE family translocator, with amino-acid sequence MSLEFLVTSLIVVVSPGTGVLYTLAAGLSRGRRASVVAAFGCTLGIIPHMAAAVLGLAALLHASAVAFQTLKYAGVAYLLYMGWNALREHGALRVEEPAGARSAAEVIGTAVLINLLNPKLSIFFVAFLPQFVSAADTHPLSRMLALSAVFMLLTFVVFVGYGLGAAAVRRHVISRPPVLAWMRRAFAAAFVALGVKLAFASR; translated from the coding sequence GTGAGTCTCGAGTTTCTCGTGACGTCGTTGATTGTCGTTGTGTCCCCCGGCACCGGCGTGCTGTATACACTGGCGGCCGGGCTTTCGCGCGGGCGGCGGGCCAGCGTTGTCGCCGCGTTCGGTTGCACGCTGGGCATCATCCCGCACATGGCCGCGGCCGTCCTGGGGCTCGCCGCGCTGCTGCACGCGAGCGCCGTCGCGTTTCAGACGCTCAAGTATGCCGGCGTCGCGTACCTTCTCTACATGGGCTGGAATGCGCTGCGCGAGCACGGCGCACTCCGCGTCGAAGAACCCGCGGGCGCCCGGTCCGCCGCCGAGGTGATCGGTACCGCGGTGCTCATCAACCTTCTAAATCCGAAACTCTCGATCTTCTTCGTGGCGTTTCTACCGCAGTTCGTGAGCGCCGCCGACACGCACCCGCTGTCGCGGATGCTCGCGTTGAGCGCGGTGTTCATGCTGCTGACGTTCGTCGTGTTCGTCGGGTACGGCCTCGGCGCCGCGGCGGTCCGCCGTCACGTCATCTCGCGTCCGCCCGTCCTGGCTTGGATGCGCCGTGCGTTCGCGGCGGCGTTCGTCGCGCTGGGCGTCAAGCTCGCTTTTGCCAGCCGCTAG
- a CDS encoding RNA polymerase sigma factor, which translates to MATQPPNSREVEEARQAVETVYRAESRRVLATLIRLVGDFDLAEEAMHDAFAAAVEQWPRAGVPSNPRAWLVSAGRFKAVDALRRRTRFDASLGKIAEEIELTAGDAADRPDYGELEDDRLRLIFTCCHPALAPEAQAALTLREVCGLTTEEIARAFLTGAPTLAQRIVRAKRKIKDARIPYQVPSKEDLPARLDGVLRVVYLVFTEGYAPSSGPSLVRADLSGEAIRLGRLLLELLPEPEVMGLLALMLLHESRRAARTSPSGELVLLDDQDRSQWNRNQIVEGTVLVERALASRRFGPYALQAAIAAVHAEAPSAAATDWGRIVGFYDALQAAYPSPVVELNRAAAVAMRDGPAAGLALIDALLGRGDLDDYHLAHAARADLCRRLGRTAEARASYERALRLVKQEPERRFLERRLREVTAAGG; encoded by the coding sequence CTGGCAACGCAGCCACCCAACAGCCGTGAAGTCGAAGAGGCGCGTCAGGCGGTGGAGACCGTCTACCGCGCCGAGTCGCGCCGCGTCCTGGCCACGCTCATTCGTCTCGTCGGGGACTTCGACTTGGCGGAGGAGGCGATGCACGACGCGTTCGCCGCGGCCGTCGAGCAGTGGCCGCGCGCCGGGGTGCCCTCCAACCCCCGGGCGTGGCTCGTGTCGGCGGGACGTTTCAAGGCCGTCGACGCCTTGCGGCGCCGGACGCGGTTCGACGCGTCGCTCGGCAAGATTGCCGAAGAAATCGAACTGACCGCGGGCGATGCGGCCGATCGGCCGGACTACGGCGAACTTGAAGACGACCGGCTGCGGCTGATCTTCACGTGCTGCCACCCGGCCCTCGCGCCGGAGGCGCAGGCGGCGCTCACGCTGCGCGAGGTCTGCGGGCTTACGACCGAGGAGATCGCGCGCGCGTTCCTGACCGGCGCCCCGACGCTGGCACAGCGCATCGTCCGCGCGAAGCGGAAGATCAAGGACGCGCGCATCCCCTATCAGGTCCCGTCGAAGGAAGATCTGCCCGCCCGGCTGGACGGCGTGCTGCGCGTCGTCTATCTCGTGTTCACCGAGGGGTACGCGCCCTCGTCCGGCCCGTCGCTCGTCCGGGCCGACCTGTCCGGCGAGGCGATCCGCCTGGGCCGGCTCTTGCTGGAGCTGCTGCCGGAGCCCGAGGTCATGGGGCTGCTCGCGCTGATGCTGCTCCACGAGTCGCGGCGCGCCGCGCGCACCTCTCCGTCCGGCGAGCTCGTACTGCTGGACGACCAGGACCGCTCGCAGTGGAATCGGAACCAGATCGTAGAGGGCACGGTACTCGTGGAGCGGGCCTTGGCCTCTCGGCGCTTCGGCCCGTATGCGCTCCAAGCGGCGATCGCCGCAGTGCACGCCGAGGCGCCGTCCGCCGCGGCGACGGACTGGGGCCGGATCGTCGGCTTCTACGACGCTCTGCAGGCCGCGTACCCATCTCCCGTCGTGGAGCTCAACCGCGCCGCGGCGGTGGCGATGCGCGACGGTCCGGCGGCCGGCCTCGCGCTCATCGACGCGCTGCTCGGGCGTGGAGACCTCGACGACTACCACCTGGCCCACGCCGCGCGGGCGGATCTGTGCCGGCGGCTCGGGCGGACCGCGGAGGCCCGCGCGTCCTACGAGCGCGCCCTGCGGCTCGTGAAACAGGAGCCGGAGCGGCGGTTTCTCGAACGGCGCCTGCGCGAGGTCACGGCCGCCGGCGGCTGA
- a CDS encoding YciI family protein, translated as MTYLCLIYNNKEVEPAGAPGRRQGAVTIRVRNGRLSTVEGGGAAGGHLQDVVLIRARDLNDAIRVASQMPEAHLGSVEIRPVDDPE; from the coding sequence ATGACGTATCTGTGCCTGATCTACAATAACAAGGAAGTGGAACCGGCCGGGGCGCCGGGGCGCCGGCAGGGTGCCGTGACGATCCGGGTGAGGAACGGCAGGCTCTCCACGGTCGAGGGCGGCGGGGCCGCCGGCGGCCACCTACAGGATGTCGTGCTCATCCGTGCCCGGGATCTGAACGACGCCATTCGCGTGGCCTCACAGATGCCCGAAGCACACCTCGGCTCCGTCGAAATCCGGCCGGTCGACGACCCGGAGTAA
- a CDS encoding pyridoxine 5'-phosphate oxidase C-terminal domain-containing protein, which produces MAEPIQEIVTERERARERGDPLAEVCYLVTIAAPDRAEARALTLRDVTERGVGVLISRTSPKWHQVARAETATLLIHWPTVRRQYRIWGPITPMEPEQIETYWRRKGLGSMLLEHYYAEYQPQSSEVPSRQAFLAGIEDLRRRYPAREGVPRPASLAGIYVVPREIEAWHGSEDRLHDRRRYRRVAEGWEGATLVP; this is translated from the coding sequence ATGGCCGAACCGATCCAGGAGATCGTCACCGAGCGGGAGCGGGCGCGCGAGCGCGGCGACCCGCTCGCGGAAGTCTGCTACCTCGTCACGATCGCGGCGCCGGACCGGGCGGAGGCGCGCGCGCTCACGCTGCGCGACGTTACCGAGCGCGGCGTCGGCGTGCTCATCAGCCGAACGAGCCCCAAGTGGCATCAGGTGGCGCGCGCCGAGACGGCCACCCTGCTGATCCACTGGCCGACGGTCCGGCGGCAGTACCGGATCTGGGGGCCGATCACGCCGATGGAGCCCGAGCAAATCGAGACGTACTGGCGGCGCAAAGGGCTCGGTTCGATGCTGCTCGAGCACTACTACGCGGAATACCAGCCGCAAAGCAGCGAGGTGCCCTCCCGCCAGGCGTTCCTGGCCGGAATCGAGGACCTTCGCCGCCGCTATCCCGCCCGCGAGGGCGTGCCGCGGCCGGCCAGTCTCGCGGGTATCTACGTAGTGCCGCGCGAGATCGAGGCGTGGCACGGCTCGGAGGATCGCCTGCACGATCGCCGGCGGTACCGGCGGGTCGCGGAGGGCTGGGAGGGCGCCACGCTGGTCCCCTGA
- a CDS encoding YciI family protein gives MRFMLLMIPKGYEKADVHAVPSAEAVDAMMKYNESMRQAGILVALDGLHPQRAGARVEFTGGGKHIVTDGPFIETREALGGYWIINVNSKAEAVEWATRCPGQDCTIEVRQIFEMSEFPEDVRKVAAKYPEVGRSAGQRKEMR, from the coding sequence ATGCGTTTCATGCTGCTCATGATCCCGAAGGGTTACGAGAAGGCAGACGTGCATGCGGTGCCGAGCGCGGAGGCCGTCGACGCGATGATGAAGTACAACGAGTCGATGCGTCAGGCCGGGATCCTGGTGGCGCTCGACGGCCTGCATCCGCAGCGGGCGGGCGCTCGTGTGGAGTTCACGGGGGGCGGCAAGCACATCGTCACCGACGGCCCATTCATCGAAACGCGGGAGGCGTTGGGCGGGTACTGGATCATCAACGTCAACTCGAAGGCCGAAGCGGTCGAGTGGGCGACGCGGTGTCCGGGCCAGGATTGCACGATCGAAGTCCGGCAGATCTTCGAGATGTCCGAGTTCCCCGAAGACGTCCGGAAAGTCGCGGCGAAGTACCCTGAGGTTGGCCGCTCGGCGGGACAGCGAAAGGAGATGCGATGA
- a CDS encoding YciI family protein — protein MKYMLLAYSDERAWDESEREQCYKDSGQIVHDLRTAGRNAVAAPLHPVATATSVRVRDGKPLITDGPFAETREQLGGYFLLDVTDLDEAIAIAGRLPSAKLGTIEIRPILEVRGVPDGLSKS, from the coding sequence ATGAAGTATATGCTGCTGGCGTACAGTGACGAGCGGGCCTGGGACGAAAGCGAGCGGGAGCAATGCTACAAGGACTCCGGGCAGATCGTCCATGATCTCCGCACGGCCGGGCGGAACGCCGTCGCCGCGCCGCTGCACCCGGTCGCCACGGCCACGAGCGTGCGCGTGCGGGACGGCAAGCCGCTCATAACGGACGGGCCGTTCGCGGAGACGCGCGAGCAGCTCGGCGGATATTTTCTCCTGGACGTGACGGACCTCGACGAGGCCATTGCGATCGCCGGACGGCTTCCGAGCGCGAAGTTGGGGACGATCGAAATCCGGCCGATCCTGGAAGTCCGCGGTGTGCCGGACGGCCTCTCGAAATCCTAA
- a CDS encoding CGNR zinc finger domain-containing protein: MQEFINTYNIERSHLGLRTDEFAAPADLRRWLTVRGLLRGSAAVRPDDVRRAVEVREALRRLALAHNRMPATAEAAAALARLARDARLVVRVRPEGTMSLDPDAPGVVGALGRLLAAALVAQMDGTWRRLKACRRCHWAFYDQSRNRSGAWCSMSICGNRVKARTFRTHHPRAAR, from the coding sequence GTGCAGGAGTTTATCAACACCTACAATATCGAGCGCTCGCATCTCGGGCTGCGCACCGACGAGTTCGCTGCGCCGGCGGACCTCCGCCGCTGGCTGACCGTCCGCGGCCTGCTGCGCGGATCCGCGGCGGTCCGCCCCGACGACGTCCGGCGCGCGGTCGAAGTGCGCGAAGCCCTGCGGCGCCTCGCGCTCGCCCACAACCGGATGCCGGCGACCGCCGAGGCGGCCGCGGCGCTGGCCCGCCTGGCGCGCGACGCGCGCCTGGTCGTCCGGGTGCGGCCGGAGGGCACGATGAGCCTCGATCCCGACGCGCCGGGCGTCGTCGGCGCGCTCGGCCGGCTGCTGGCCGCGGCGCTCGTCGCGCAGATGGACGGCACCTGGCGGCGGCTCAAGGCGTGCCGCCGGTGCCACTGGGCATTCTACGACCAGTCCCGCAACCGCTCCGGCGCGTGGTGCTCGATGTCGATCTGCGGCAACCGCGTGAAGGCCCGGACGTTCCGGACCCATCATCCGCGGGCGGCGCGTTAG